In a single window of the Megalobrama amblycephala isolate DHTTF-2021 linkage group LG3, ASM1881202v1, whole genome shotgun sequence genome:
- the clec3a gene encoding tetranectin-like protein, which produces MAQSRLLLLVICFGVLHYGYGHPSRTKKAVPAQQRATEDDDMRTQIDKLWQEINSLKEMQALQTVCLRGIKAHRKCYLVSEQAKHYHEANEDCIAQGGTLAIPRDVNQNDELRDYAKRSSPGSKDFWIGITDIVKEGQYVDVNSLPVTFFHWDRSKREPTGGKRESCVTLSLAAQGKWHDEVCRSQKKYICEYLIP; this is translated from the exons ATGGCACAATCTCGACTTCTGCTTTTGGTGATCTGCTTCGGCGTCCTCCACTACGGATATGGCCATCCGTCTCGCACTAAGAAAGCAGTTCCGGCTCAACAGAGAG CTACAGAAGATGATGACATGAGGACACAGATTGACAAGCTGTGGCAGGAAATCAACTCTCTGAAAGAGATGCAGGCACTGCAAACAG TTTGCCTGCGTGGCATCAAGGCCCACAGGAAGTGTTACCTGGTTTCTGAGCAGGCCAAGCACTACCACGAGGCCAACGAGGACTGCATCGCGCAGGGAGGGACCCTGGCCATTCCTCGAGACGTGAACCAAAACGACGAACTCAGAGACTATGCCAAACGCAGCTCGCCCGGATCCAAAGATTTCTGGATTGGCATAACAGACATAGTGAAAGAAGGCCAGTATGTGGACGTGAACAGCCTGCCCGTCACCTTCTTCCACTGGGATCGATCCAAGAGAGAGCCCACCGGGGGGAAGAGAGAGAGCTGTGTTACGCTCTCGCTGGCAGCACAGGGAAAGTGGCATGACGAGGTCTGTCGCAGCCAGAAGAAATACATCTGTGAATACCTGATTCCATGA